Genomic DNA from Alicyclobacillus fastidiosus:
GAATTCTCGCCTATGCGGACGATTACGCGTACCTCGTGTGGGCGTATATCGAGGTCTATCAGGCGACGCTCGATACATACTATCTGCGTCGTGCGATGCACTGGCAGCAGCAGATGAACGACTTGTTCTGGGACAATGGGGACGGCGGCTATTACCTAGCAGGAACGGATGCGGAGCGCCTGATTGCTACGCCGAAGACGGCATATGACGGGGCGACGCCCTCAGCCAATTCGGTCGCTGCATACAATCTCAGCCGACTCTATGCGTTGACTGGGGAAAGTCACCTTGCAGAGCAGGTGGATGAACTGTTTGGCGCCTTTGGAGAGTTTCTCAACGAGGCGCCTGCAGAGCATCTCTATATGTTGATGGCCGGGATGTTGGTGGCGGTGGGATCGACGGAAGTGGTGTTCGCTGAAGCGAGCACAGATCGCTCGCTTGCCGCTTTTCTACAGGACTGGCACCAGACCTTTCAACCGGAGGCTGTCGTGCTCAAACCGGATGCGAGGGTACAAGAAGTAGATGTGTATCCAGTCCAGGATGGGCGTACCACGGTTTACGTGTGTCGTCACTTCGCGTGCGAACGACCAGTTCACGACTGGCAAGCGGCGTCGCAACGCGTTCGAGAAAACCCGCCGCGCCTGCACTGAGTCGCTGCAGACGGCTTCGTTGGGGAGGCGGCGGTAGTAGACTTGGGGGGACCTAGACGTGTTCGAATTCGATCATCTCTTGCACGCGGTGCACAATCCCGAGCAAGCGCGCGTGGATTTTTCCGATGCGTTGGGCGTGCATACGGTAACTGGTGGGACGCATCCGCAGTGGGGCACCTATAATTCGCTTTGCTATTTCGGATTGCCGTATATCGAGTGGATCTCGATACGAGACGCCGAAATCGCGAAAGGTACGGAATTCGGTCAGCGCGTTCTCGAGGCACTGGCCATTGCCGAGAGTCCTGTGCAATTCGCGGTAAGGACTTCACAGATGGATGCAGTGGCCGAGGCTTGGCGTGCGCGCGGCCTCGATTTCGACGGGCCTGTCGCTGCATCGCGGACGGGATCGGATGGAAAGACCATCTCTTGGCGGATGCTCTTCCCACGACAGCAGGTCGGACGCCACTATCAGCTTCCATTTGTCATCGAATGGGGGGAGTCCGACGAGGCGCGCAGGCGGACCCTAGAGAACAATGGGTTGTCACCGCGGAATCGGCCGTACGATCTGCTCGAAGTGCACTCTGTTGTGTCTGAGATCGAATCCTTTCGAGCGCGTTGGAGTGCGTATTTCTCAACGCCGTTTGAACCAGTGCACGATGGAGAGCGGGGAGAGGGTCTATGCGTCTTGCTTGGGGAGGTTCGGGCCTATTTTTGGGAGCCGCGTCGCCAAGACCTCAGTGATGTCTTGGAACGGTTTGGGGAGAGGCCATTCGAATTGACGCTGCGATCCCGCGCCGCCGGGCAAAGTATGGGGGCGCGCTCCCTCCTGCACGGGCTCGCCGTTCGGGTGGCTCCCGCGCCGTAAGCTTGTCGCTGCGCCTTGTATTCTCGGGTTGCGCGAGTTACGCTTTCATAGTGTAAGAAGGATCAAGAGAGACGAATGCGGACTGTGCGACACAGGCCTTTTAGGAATGGCTGGTGCGCACAGTGGACGCACGCTTCAGGGGAGGTAACACTACGTGGCGAATTCAACCACATCGATTGTTCGAGCCGAAGAAGACGAGTCGGCACAGGTACGTGAATTGATCGAGCGCGCAAAGGGCGAGACGGCTGAGGGAATCGTCGAGGCGCTCCACCTGTTACA
This window encodes:
- a CDS encoding VOC family protein, translated to MFEFDHLLHAVHNPEQARVDFSDALGVHTVTGGTHPQWGTYNSLCYFGLPYIEWISIRDAEIAKGTEFGQRVLEALAIAESPVQFAVRTSQMDAVAEAWRARGLDFDGPVAASRTGSDGKTISWRMLFPRQQVGRHYQLPFVIEWGESDEARRRTLENNGLSPRNRPYDLLEVHSVVSEIESFRARWSAYFSTPFEPVHDGERGEGLCVLLGEVRAYFWEPRRQDLSDVLERFGERPFELTLRSRAAGQSMGARSLLHGLAVRVAPAP